CCGTTTTTTCTGTTTGAATTCCCTGGTAGTAGCTTTCCTGCTCAGGATGTTCTGAATAGTTATCAAAAAGAGAGCGCGGCTCAAAACCATTCATTGACTCTTTAGGCTGTGCACTTAAGGATTTGGCATAATTTTTCAAGGCATCAAAGTCAGACCCGGTTTGGTTTGCAAAACAGGCAAAGGAGCACCAAACGGTAAGGAAAAACCACTTAAACATGGCCTTTCTCCAATATCAGTTGTGCAACCTTGGCTGCGGTTTCTCCTTTATCCGCAATGAGCTGTAAACTGTTTTTAATGGATGCATTGCCATAAACCACATCAAAAGGCTGTTCTTTGCAAAGCAACTGCTGGCCGCATGAAACAGGTCTTTTACTGACGACCAGTGCGGGGACGGCCGTAATATGAAACTGCTCAAACCATAAGGGATCGACCGATACCCCATTAAAGGCCAGTTTTTGTTGTTTGGCCTTGGCATTGAGTTTAGAAAAAGCTGTGATCGTTTTTTTGAAATCCCCCTCGATGAGTCCATTAATCACCACTGGAATTTTATAAGAGGCTGCTTCATCGGCCAGTGCAAACAGCAATGCGTCTGGCATTGAAAAGGAAACGAATAATACCGCTCCATCAACGGTTTGACCTGTTCGTACGTGTGCCGTTTGCTTTTGCGTGCTTTGAATAATGTTCTCAATCAGCGTTCGATTCGCATCATACGACTGATTAGAGGATTGATTTAGCTGCATCAACACCTCTTTAGGGATAGTGCTCTGCTGCTGTTCGCTGGTTTCTAATGCCTCGTTTAGGTGATCATTCACATTGGCATGGCCTGTTGTGATCATTAATGAGCTCATTAACAAAATCCCAAAATAATTCATGATCTTCCTCATCATTAAAGAAAACAGCAGTTTCTTTTTTTCCAAATTAAGAACCCGAAATTGTCGCCATCCCCGGGATAGGTGTGCCCCGCTTCCCAGCCCACCACCGATTGCCCAAACGGATGGCAACGATGCGCTTCAGGCAAGGTGTTGACTAACTGATATCGATAGCGGTTTTTGGGCATAATGCTGGATGCATAGGTATGGCAGATTGCAGGCCAATCTTTGCCAATTGAATCGCGAATGGCTGGTGTTGGCGGCCGATGGAGTTTGAAATCAACCCGCTCTGCCAATAATACAGCTGCACTAATCGGACTGGATTGATGGGCAACAAAACCGGTTAATGGATAGGTCGAGCCTTGCGCACCCTGACACCAAAACAGGCTATTAACCGCTGTACCACCCAGCGCTTTCGTGGCATCAAAAGCACAAGAGGCTCTTACAGGAGGGGACGTAAATAATACCGCCTCAGGATTAATGATGAAGGCGAGTTCTGAGTCATTCCAGGTCGGATCTAATTCGGAAGGATACAAAATGTCAAAATCCTCTGTCTCCATACAGCCAAGCGAAGTTAACACCTGCAGCCAATAGACTAGGGGATATTTGTACCAATGCACATAATAAAACGCCCCACGGCCATCGGTTTCCGGGAATTGCGAACCACCTAACCCTTTCTTGGTGACTTTCAGCTGTACTCCCAAATTAACCATGCACCAGGGCTTACGAGTAACATCCACTAATGCAGTCGGCTCCCAATAGCCAATGGTTACGCCTAAGCGCTCGCCAATGGGCGTGGGGCATAAACACAAGGGGGTTCCTGGGTTTTTTGTATCGGGATAACTGCTTTTAACGACGTCACTACTCCCAATCGTCAGTGGGAATAAACAGTTCCAACACACATCGGTAATGGGATTCACAAAATGCCCTTTGCACTGGGAAGCATATAATGCGCTATGAGTGCCGAATAAGACGAGTAAAAGGCACCTTAAAATGAGTCGACTTATCATATCCAACCCCCAATAATGTACAGCCTCCTACGGCTACTCATTGCGATACTTAAGCAAAACGAAACGCTTACAAGGAGCAGAAAAGGATTAATGGATCTAAGCCCTTCGGCATGTTGCACCAAGAATGCAGGAAGCAGGATCCAAATCATCTGAATTAAAATGGCGATATAAAAACCAACCCAACCCCAATTAGTTGCTCGGTCTGGATTGCTCATGGCTCTTCCAGTCAAGGAGAGACACGAAGACATTGAGAAATAAATGCCAATCACACATCCACTGATCGCTAAAACAGAAGGGAATTGATGTTCACTTAAGGCTTGAAGAAACGCCGTCGGATGTTCAGATAACAATATGGTCAATATTAACGCAATGAAGGCATGATAAATCCCATAGAGACTTATGGATAAAGTCCTTTTTATGCCCTGTTTGAATGTCATTGTTCTCATGGTTCTTTTCCTTTCCATTTAATTATTCGCAGCTGATTTCCTGAATGCTCCAAACAACTCCCTTTTGCCTTACGATGGAAGGCACATGTTGGAGATGAAAATAACTGCTCAATCGCCCTTCCAAATCAAAATAAATTGAACCCAGCAAGTTCGACGTTTCCCTGACGTCCCCTCCCGTTAAAATAAATTTTACAAAGTCATATTGTTTGTAATGCGTGTGAACCCATGCCATTTGTTTGGGATCATCGGCGTTGAAGAAAAGCAACGTCTTTGAAAAGGAAGTGCGTTCAAAGGGATTCAAACGAGTACCTGCTTTAGCGATTAACACGCCATCAGGGGTATAAAGCGTTTGATTAACGTTGATACTTGGATCTATTTCATATACTCTGGGAGACTTTGTAGTCGATAGATGAAGCGGATTAGGCCGCCTGACATGGGCTTCAACACGTGAAATCAATTGTTCCTGGTGCTCTTTTAATTCGCCAGAACGCTCCATTCGATGAAGCTTATTCATAATCACTTCACGGATATCCTCCTCAATAATGGGGAACACCTCTCCATAATTTCCCAGATTTTGAGCGTGCACAGACACCACACTTATAAATAATGACAAAGCAAAACCGGCTCGTTTTTTCATGATCCTTTGAGTTTCTCCAAAGCGATTGCAATCACTTCATCTGTGACATCCAGCGACCCGCTGGCGATAACCGTGGCGGCAATTAAGGTCACGTGACGTGACTCGCCAAATTCTGAAAGCACCTGTGGCAATAAAGACGAATAATGACTTAATACGGTCTTCTGCTCTTTTTCAGATAAATGGCTTTGACTTAACAAAACGGCTGGCTGATTCAAAACACGTTGCATATCGACAATAGCAATGGGCGCTCCTTTCGGATGGCTCCATGTCAAAACACCAGAGAGTACGGCACCCGTTAAAACGGCCAGGAGATATTTAGAATTAAACCGCATCGACAAGCCCCTCCCCGACTAGTAAATCCCTGGATAACCCATAATGTTCACTGGCCACCATCAAACTGGCCTCTACGTATGAGAACCCCTCTGCGACATAATTCA
The Legionella quinlivanii genome window above contains:
- the trbC gene encoding type-F conjugative transfer system pilin assembly protein TrbC gives rise to the protein MSSLMITTGHANVNDHLNEALETSEQQQSTIPKEVLMQLNQSSNQSYDANRTLIENIIQSTQKQTAHVRTGQTVDGAVLFVSFSMPDALLFALADEAASYKIPVVINGLIEGDFKKTITAFSKLNAKAKQQKLAFNGVSVDPLWFEQFHITAVPALVVSKRPVSCGQQLLCKEQPFDVVYGNASIKNSLQLIADKGETAAKVAQLILEKGHV
- the traU gene encoding conjugal transfer pilus assembly protein TraU, with product MISRLILRCLLLVLFGTHSALYASQCKGHFVNPITDVCWNCLFPLTIGSSDVVKSSYPDTKNPGTPLCLCPTPIGERLGVTIGYWEPTALVDVTRKPWCMVNLGVQLKVTKKGLGGSQFPETDGRGAFYYVHWYKYPLVYWLQVLTSLGCMETEDFDILYPSELDPTWNDSELAFIINPEAVLFTSPPVRASCAFDATKALGGTAVNSLFWCQGAQGSTYPLTGFVAHQSSPISAAVLLAERVDFKLHRPPTPAIRDSIGKDWPAICHTYASSIMPKNRYRYQLVNTLPEAHRCHPFGQSVVGWEAGHTYPGDGDNFGFLIWKKRNCCFL
- the traW gene encoding type-F conjugative transfer system protein TraW, which codes for MKKRAGFALSLFISVVSVHAQNLGNYGEVFPIIEEDIREVIMNKLHRMERSGELKEHQEQLISRVEAHVRRPNPLHLSTTKSPRVYEIDPSINVNQTLYTPDGVLIAKAGTRLNPFERTSFSKTLLFFNADDPKQMAWVHTHYKQYDFVKFILTGGDVRETSNLLGSIYFDLEGRLSSYFHLQHVPSIVRQKGVVWSIQEISCE
- a CDS encoding TrbI F-type domain-containing protein, with product MRFNSKYLLAVLTGAVLSGVLTWSHPKGAPIAIVDMQRVLNQPAVLLSQSHLSEKEQKTVLSHYSSLLPQVLSEFGESRHVTLIAATVIASGSLDVTDEVIAIALEKLKGS